A DNA window from Massilia putida contains the following coding sequences:
- a CDS encoding IS256 family transposase, giving the protein MTVVKRNKRAKPDPELLKLADGLLANYQKPEDLIGENGLLKQLTKMLVERALEVEMTDHLGHDKSGEVTNSTANTRNGHSIKTLKGDFGALPLDVPRDRQGTFEPQIVVKHQTRWTGFDDKIISLYARGLSVREIQSHLEEMYGTEVSPTLISNVTDAVSEDVKLWQARPLDAVYPILYLDCIHVKVRDNGAVRTKAVYLAIGVNMDGHKEVLGLWISQTEGAKFWLQVVTELKNRGVQDIFIACVDGLKGFPDAIEAVYPQTSVQLCIVHMVRNSLNFVPWKAQKEVAADLKLIYSAATTDEAELRLAEFEDKWDKQYKPISQSWRRNWARVIPFFDYPPEIRKVIYTTNAIESINMSLRKVTKARSSFPTDEAVSKLFYLALNNISKKWTMPIRDWKAALNRFAIQFEDRVPQT; this is encoded by the coding sequence ATGACCGTTGTAAAGCGTAACAAGCGGGCCAAGCCCGATCCGGAACTGCTCAAACTTGCCGACGGCCTGCTGGCAAACTACCAGAAGCCCGAGGACCTGATCGGCGAAAATGGGCTGCTCAAGCAGCTCACCAAGATGCTGGTCGAGCGCGCGCTGGAAGTCGAGATGACCGACCACCTGGGCCACGACAAAAGCGGCGAGGTGACCAACAGCACTGCCAACACCCGCAACGGCCATAGCATCAAGACGCTCAAGGGCGATTTCGGCGCGCTGCCGCTTGACGTTCCTCGCGACCGCCAGGGCACGTTCGAGCCGCAGATCGTCGTCAAGCATCAGACACGCTGGACCGGCTTCGACGACAAAATCATCTCGCTCTACGCGCGTGGCCTGAGCGTGCGGGAGATCCAAAGCCATCTGGAAGAGATGTACGGCACCGAGGTGTCACCGACCCTCATTTCCAACGTCACGGACGCTGTCAGCGAGGATGTGAAGCTCTGGCAGGCCCGCCCGCTCGACGCCGTGTACCCGATCCTCTATCTCGACTGCATTCACGTCAAGGTGCGCGACAACGGCGCGGTGCGTACCAAGGCGGTCTACCTGGCCATCGGCGTCAACATGGATGGCCACAAGGAGGTGCTGGGCCTGTGGATCTCCCAAACTGAAGGCGCGAAGTTCTGGCTGCAGGTCGTGACCGAGCTAAAAAATCGTGGCGTGCAGGACATATTCATCGCCTGCGTCGACGGCCTGAAAGGCTTCCCGGACGCCATCGAGGCGGTCTACCCGCAGACCTCGGTTCAGCTGTGCATCGTTCACATGGTGCGCAACAGCCTGAATTTCGTGCCCTGGAAAGCGCAGAAGGAAGTCGCCGCCGATCTGAAGTTGATTTACAGTGCAGCCACTACCGACGAGGCTGAACTCAGGCTTGCCGAATTCGAAGATAAATGGGATAAACAGTATAAACCGATAAGTCAGTCCTGGCGCCGTAACTGGGCGCGCGTCATACCGTTCTTCGACTACCCGCCGGAAATCCGAAAGGTGATATACACCACGAACGCTATTGAATCGATTAACATGAGCCTGCGAAAAGTGACCAAGGCCCGCAGTTCCTTTCCGACCGATGAAGCTGTCAGCAAGCTGTTTTATCTTGCCCTGAACAACATCAGCAAGAAGTGGACGATGCCGATACGGGACTGGAAAGCTGCGTTAAACCGCTTCGCCATCCAGTTTGAAGACCGGGTGCCGCAGACTTAA
- a CDS encoding TonB-dependent receptor, with protein sequence MKQNRNIGPRMSVVALALAQAFAVTAYAQQADSNTVVVTGIRASAQSAATIKRDAMEVVDSITADDIGKLPDPNVTETMTRIPGVQGYRYGGQGASPVGQGSGVTIRGLSNLTASTVNGRSYFTAGSREFNLEGAIPSMIAGIDVYKNPSAEHVEGAIGGLVNLRTRNPSDFKGFTGALNIGAKYDDLDKKSTPDVFGMLANRSNLSGGGRIGVLAAATFSSGIGRSDNNPANGGANYKRAIRADSAEYAAMANANASNSPLQPMSQYIGRTDVSYLANVATLPASATVGPNTPNLAGLTPDQIRNIIAAPTVSNNVFEETIKFQRRGFNLAADWRVDNTLRFYVDGNYTYYLYHQNYRGLNSVDGGNVQNLQTTPFNLTEGLANRNKNGGSDDVLTTRRLLGGSFLNSRTTTLGGDEHRPYTTWIAAGGVEWNPTPALYFKADLSYLKANQSQDNRSVQLYSKPGLFWTTNRLLDGAPHQTTFTGPSLSDPSNYLVQNYNNGTNQTFHDTGSALALDGRFVPDEGWFFSSIKFGTRFTKKTDRYKDYRFGVNLTTDGKGLDTATGANGISAATGHYTESAPDNFMYGRAGYSGGYVVYAPDNLLGNQVRTAFPNLGILPDNALAENINNRHSIDEKTQAGYLMGEFSLLDDRLKGSAGVRLVHTQGTSSFRAIDTSSGTPTPRDVTQSMSYTNALPSLNATYELSKDFLARFGYGRGMTRPDLGDLNPVVSVNPNDGTGGAGNAQLHALTAHSYDISLERYFSKTNYVAAALFDKEINGFINTLAQCATVPTAPLYKGVVPNGCPNGQWMIGRKLNAEKGYARGVELSGQYFFGSEAGWLKNFGVSGSYTYVKTANPVNMGTAAAPNVVQTQQPMQSKNSYSLSGLYEDNKLSARVVYTWRSPAIFNSLQVNPIDGRYIVAYGILDASVNYQLTDQLTLSINGSNLTNKTLNRNVGEPGAYETSLERQHYENGRFYGVGLRYKFGNI encoded by the coding sequence ATGAAGCAGAATCGCAACATCGGACCCAGGATGTCGGTCGTCGCCTTGGCGCTGGCGCAAGCCTTCGCGGTCACCGCGTACGCGCAGCAGGCTGACAGCAACACCGTCGTCGTGACGGGTATCCGCGCCAGCGCGCAGTCGGCCGCCACCATCAAGCGCGACGCCATGGAAGTCGTGGATTCGATCACGGCCGACGACATCGGCAAGCTGCCCGACCCGAACGTCACCGAAACGATGACCCGCATCCCCGGCGTACAGGGCTACCGCTACGGCGGCCAGGGCGCATCGCCCGTGGGGCAGGGCTCCGGCGTGACGATCCGCGGCTTGTCCAACCTGACCGCGTCCACGGTCAACGGCCGCTCGTACTTCACGGCCGGCAGCCGCGAGTTCAACCTGGAAGGCGCCATCCCCAGCATGATCGCCGGCATCGACGTGTACAAGAATCCGTCGGCCGAGCACGTCGAGGGCGCCATCGGCGGCCTGGTGAATCTCCGCACCCGCAACCCGAGCGACTTCAAGGGCTTCACGGGCGCGCTGAACATCGGGGCGAAATACGATGACCTGGACAAGAAGTCGACGCCGGACGTCTTCGGCATGCTGGCCAACCGCTCGAACCTGTCCGGCGGCGGCCGCATCGGCGTGCTGGCGGCGGCGACCTTCTCGTCGGGCATCGGCCGTTCGGACAACAACCCGGCCAACGGCGGCGCCAACTACAAGCGCGCGATACGCGCCGACAGCGCCGAATACGCGGCGATGGCCAATGCCAACGCGTCGAACAGCCCCTTGCAGCCGATGTCGCAATATATCGGCCGCACCGATGTCTCGTACCTGGCCAACGTGGCCACGCTGCCGGCGTCGGCGACCGTCGGCCCCAATACGCCCAATCTGGCGGGCCTCACGCCCGACCAGATCAGGAACATCATAGCGGCGCCCACGGTTTCCAACAACGTGTTCGAGGAAACGATCAAGTTCCAGCGCCGCGGCTTCAACCTCGCGGCCGACTGGCGCGTCGACAACACGCTGCGCTTCTACGTCGACGGCAACTACACGTACTACTTGTACCACCAAAATTATCGCGGCCTGAACTCGGTGGATGGCGGCAACGTGCAGAACCTGCAGACGACGCCGTTCAACCTGACGGAGGGCCTGGCGAACCGCAACAAGAACGGCGGCAGCGACGACGTCCTGACGACCCGGCGCCTGCTCGGCGGCTCCTTCCTGAATTCGCGCACGACCACCCTGGGCGGCGACGAGCACCGTCCGTACACGACGTGGATCGCGGCCGGTGGCGTCGAATGGAACCCGACGCCGGCCCTGTACTTCAAGGCCGACCTGTCCTACCTGAAGGCGAACCAGTCGCAGGACAACCGCTCGGTGCAACTGTATTCGAAGCCTGGCCTGTTCTGGACGACCAATCGCCTGCTCGACGGCGCCCCGCACCAGACCACCTTCACGGGCCCGAGCCTGAGCGACCCGTCCAACTACTTGGTGCAGAACTATAACAACGGCACGAACCAGACCTTTCACGACACCGGCAGCGCGCTGGCGCTGGACGGGCGCTTCGTGCCTGACGAGGGCTGGTTCTTCAGCAGCATCAAGTTCGGCACGCGCTTCACGAAGAAGACCGATCGCTACAAGGACTATCGTTTCGGGGTCAACCTGACCACGGACGGCAAGGGCCTGGACACGGCCACGGGCGCCAACGGCATCTCGGCCGCGACCGGCCACTACACGGAATCGGCGCCGGACAACTTCATGTACGGCCGCGCGGGCTATTCCGGCGGTTACGTGGTGTACGCGCCGGACAACCTGCTGGGCAATCAGGTGCGCACCGCGTTCCCGAACCTGGGCATCCTGCCGGACAACGCACTGGCCGAGAACATCAACAACCGCCACAGCATCGACGAAAAGACCCAGGCCGGGTACCTGATGGGCGAGTTCTCGCTGCTGGACGACCGTCTCAAGGGCAGCGCCGGCGTGCGCCTCGTGCATACCCAAGGTACGTCGAGTTTCCGTGCGATCGATACCAGCAGCGGCACCCCCACCCCGCGCGACGTGACGCAGAGCATGTCGTACACCAATGCGCTGCCGTCGCTCAACGCAACCTATGAGTTGAGCAAGGACTTCCTGGCCCGCTTCGGCTACGGCCGCGGCATGACGCGTCCGGACCTGGGCGACCTGAACCCGGTCGTCAGCGTGAACCCCAACGACGGCACCGGCGGCGCGGGCAACGCGCAGCTGCATGCGCTGACGGCCCACAGCTACGACATCTCGCTGGAACGCTATTTCAGCAAGACCAACTACGTGGCCGCCGCGCTGTTCGACAAGGAGATCAACGGCTTCATCAACACCCTGGCCCAGTGCGCGACCGTGCCGACGGCGCCCCTCTACAAGGGCGTGGTCCCGAACGGCTGCCCGAACGGCCAGTGGATGATCGGGCGCAAGTTGAACGCCGAGAAGGGTTATGCCCGCGGCGTCGAGTTGTCGGGCCAGTACTTCTTCGGCAGCGAGGCCGGCTGGCTGAAGAACTTCGGTGTGTCGGGTTCCTACACCTACGTCAAGACGGCAAACCCGGTCAACATGGGTACGGCCGCGGCGCCGAACGTCGTCCAGACCCAGCAGCCGATGCAGTCGAAGAACAGCTACAGCCTGAGCGGCCTGTACGAGGACAACAAGCTGTCCGCGCGCGTGGTCTATACGTGGCGTTCGCCGGCGATCTTCAATTCCTTGCAGGTCAATCCGATCGACGGCCGCTACATTGTCGCCTACGGCATCCTGGACGCGTCCGTCAACTACCAGCTCACCGACCAGCTGACCCTGTCGATCAACGGTTCGAACCTGACCAACAAGACGCTCAACCGCAACGTGGGCGAGCCGGGCGCGTACGAGACCAGCCTGGAACGCCAGCACTACGAGAACGGCCGCTTCTACGGGGTCGGCCTGCGCTACAAGTTCGGCAATATCTGA
- a CDS encoding glycoside hydrolase family 43 protein, protein MPATHLRHPAARTRIAAAMLLALTAAAGCRTVAQPAPAADDTAAPPWIADLGDGRYRNPVLHADYSDPDAIRVGDKFYMTASSFNNAPGLPLLESPDLVNWTLVGHGLPRLLPAAEFDRPQYGKGVWAPCLRWHDGRFWIFYPDPDHGVYVTTAARFSGPWSTPRLLLPGRGIIDPAPLWDDDGNAYLLHAWAKSRAGINNVLTLRHMDREATRMLDDGGKIVIDGSRYPGYHTVEGPKFYKANGYYYVFAPAGGVEMGWQAVFRSRSIDGPYEVRRVLDQGDTPVNGPHQGAWVDAPDGKNWFVHFQDKGAYGRVVHLQPMRWEDGWPVIGAPGRTQGTGEPVITYTKPVQGYGPAAPATSDAFDGADLGPQWQWGANPAPGWYSLTDNPGHLRLATQVVPEADGFVRAAGAILTQKAPASRFIVDTHVRLEGAVDGDRAGLIVNAMQYTWVGLRRSGAKTELVRTVCGPFGPRCREESTVVLADAPDALYLRMSMNEGAFVGFSYSLDGRTFKPAGDAFPVTRGTWVGAQVGLFSVGSRARAQPSFLEADYFNLTAPDVGPY, encoded by the coding sequence GTGCCCGCCACGCACCTTCGACACCCGGCCGCGCGCACGCGGATCGCGGCCGCTATGCTGCTCGCCCTGACCGCCGCCGCGGGATGCCGCACCGTCGCGCAGCCCGCGCCCGCCGCCGACGACACCGCGGCCCCGCCCTGGATCGCCGACCTCGGCGACGGCCGTTACCGCAATCCGGTGCTGCATGCCGACTATTCCGATCCGGACGCGATCCGGGTCGGCGACAAGTTCTACATGACGGCATCCAGCTTCAACAACGCACCCGGCCTGCCGCTGCTGGAATCCCCCGACCTCGTGAACTGGACGCTCGTCGGCCACGGGCTGCCCCGCCTTCTTCCTGCAGCCGAGTTCGACCGTCCGCAATACGGCAAGGGCGTGTGGGCGCCGTGCCTGCGCTGGCACGACGGCCGCTTCTGGATCTTTTATCCCGATCCCGATCACGGGGTGTATGTGACGACCGCCGCACGCTTTTCCGGGCCCTGGAGTACGCCGCGGCTGCTGCTGCCCGGACGCGGCATCATCGATCCCGCGCCGCTATGGGACGACGACGGCAACGCCTACCTGCTGCACGCGTGGGCGAAGAGCCGCGCAGGCATCAACAACGTGCTGACCCTGCGCCACATGGACCGCGAGGCGACGCGCATGCTGGACGACGGGGGCAAGATCGTCATCGACGGCTCGCGCTACCCCGGCTATCACACGGTCGAGGGTCCGAAATTCTACAAGGCGAACGGCTATTACTACGTGTTCGCACCCGCGGGCGGCGTGGAGATGGGCTGGCAGGCCGTGTTCCGCTCGCGCTCGATCGACGGCCCGTACGAAGTGCGCCGTGTGCTGGACCAGGGCGACACGCCCGTCAACGGCCCGCACCAGGGCGCGTGGGTCGATGCCCCGGACGGCAAGAACTGGTTCGTACACTTCCAGGACAAGGGCGCGTACGGCCGCGTCGTGCACCTGCAGCCGATGCGCTGGGAAGACGGCTGGCCGGTCATCGGCGCACCCGGACGCACGCAGGGCACGGGCGAACCCGTGATCACGTACACGAAACCGGTCCAGGGCTACGGCCCGGCTGCGCCGGCGACGAGCGACGCCTTCGACGGTGCCGACCTCGGCCCTCAATGGCAGTGGGGCGCGAATCCGGCACCCGGCTGGTATTCATTGACCGACAACCCGGGTCACCTGCGCCTGGCCACACAGGTCGTCCCGGAGGCGGACGGCTTCGTGCGCGCGGCCGGCGCCATCCTCACGCAGAAGGCCCCCGCGTCGCGCTTCATCGTCGACACGCATGTGCGGCTGGAAGGCGCGGTCGACGGCGACCGCGCGGGCCTGATCGTCAACGCGATGCAGTACACGTGGGTCGGCCTGCGCCGCAGCGGTGCCAAAACGGAACTCGTGCGCACCGTGTGCGGCCCGTTCGGACCGCGCTGCCGCGAGGAGTCGACCGTCGTCCTGGCCGATGCGCCGGACGCGCTTTACCTGCGCATGTCGATGAACGAAGGCGCGTTCGTCGGCTTTTCGTACAGCCTGGACGGCCGCACGTTCAAGCCCGCGGGCGACGCGTTCCCCGTCACGCGCGGCACGTGGGTGGGCGCGCAGGTGGGCCTGTTCAGCGTCGGTTCGCGGGCGCGCGCGCAGCCGTCGTTTCTGGAAGCGGACTATTTCAACCTGACGGCGCCGGACGTCGGACCGTACTGA
- a CDS encoding glycoside hydrolase: MSTLRTFVRRCAAPLAILGACLSASGAHAAENRLQVHPFPNPIRYSHHNDDYTVRVRVPGGAWQDLYEYNVKVDLDKPQDASMVYFNFDGTVEVAVQKNNGMFSKVTVRPDAKGVKPAVRDGIVYLTLRRPENLSVEFDDDHLHNLHVFTHAIRADMPAVPANLSSYDVGTGTTPDLTRPVVFFGPGIHSGDFRLRSHTKVYIHGAAMLKSPLVIDGVEDVKVISDGLFDGADVATIRNSRNIEIDGPIAINQPHGTMRCILSQDLVEKSIRTIGAGQWSDGLGHFACERVAIADSFVRTSDDCLTFYNHRWDIWGNTRDVVVKDTTLWADIAHAVLIGIHGNTPTPAHPQSEVLERLRFSNIDILDHDEDEPEYEGALGIMAGDDNLVRDVVFEDIRVDRIEEGKLFNLKIAYTAKYNTSPGLGIENVTLRNIHYTGKGSPSASAITGRDAARKVRNVTIENVTVGGKRLTGPEAGLLEVNEFVDGLRFR, encoded by the coding sequence TTGTCCACGTTACGCACGTTCGTGCGCCGATGTGCCGCGCCGCTGGCCATCCTTGGCGCCTGCTTGTCCGCATCCGGTGCACATGCCGCCGAAAACCGGTTGCAGGTGCACCCGTTCCCGAACCCCATCCGCTATTCGCATCACAACGACGACTACACGGTGCGCGTGCGCGTTCCCGGCGGCGCCTGGCAAGACCTGTACGAATACAACGTCAAGGTGGACCTCGACAAGCCCCAGGACGCCTCGATGGTCTACTTCAATTTCGACGGCACCGTCGAGGTGGCGGTCCAGAAGAACAACGGCATGTTTTCCAAGGTGACCGTACGGCCGGACGCGAAGGGCGTCAAGCCCGCGGTCCGCGACGGCATCGTCTATCTCACCTTGCGCCGTCCGGAGAACCTCAGCGTCGAATTCGACGACGACCACCTGCACAACCTGCACGTGTTCACCCATGCGATCCGGGCCGACATGCCGGCCGTGCCCGCGAACCTGTCTTCCTATGACGTGGGCACCGGCACCACGCCCGACCTGACGCGGCCCGTCGTGTTCTTCGGGCCCGGCATCCACAGCGGCGACTTCCGCCTGCGCTCGCACACCAAGGTCTATATCCACGGCGCCGCCATGCTGAAAAGCCCGCTCGTCATCGATGGCGTCGAGGACGTCAAGGTGATCAGCGACGGCCTGTTCGACGGCGCCGACGTGGCGACCATCCGGAATTCGCGCAACATCGAGATCGACGGCCCGATCGCCATCAACCAGCCGCACGGCACGATGCGCTGCATCTTGTCGCAGGACCTCGTGGAAAAGAGCATCCGCACGATCGGCGCCGGCCAGTGGTCGGACGGCCTCGGACACTTCGCCTGCGAACGCGTGGCGATCGCGGACAGTTTTGTCCGCACGTCGGACGACTGCCTCACGTTCTACAACCACCGCTGGGACATCTGGGGCAACACGCGCGACGTCGTGGTGAAGGACACGACCCTGTGGGCCGACATCGCGCATGCCGTGCTGATCGGCATCCACGGCAACACGCCGACCCCGGCCCATCCGCAAAGCGAGGTGCTGGAACGGCTGCGCTTTTCCAATATCGACATCCTCGACCACGACGAGGACGAGCCGGAGTACGAGGGAGCGCTCGGCATCATGGCCGGCGACGACAACCTGGTGCGTGACGTCGTGTTCGAGGACATCCGCGTCGACCGCATCGAAGAGGGCAAGCTCTTCAACCTCAAGATCGCGTACACGGCCAAGTACAACACGAGCCCGGGCCTCGGCATCGAGAACGTCACCCTCCGCAACATCCATTACACGGGCAAGGGATCGCCGAGTGCGTCGGCCATCACGGGCCGCGATGCCGCGCGCAAGGTCAGGAACGTCACGATCGAGAACGTGACGGTGGGCGGCAAGCGCCTGACGGGACCGGAGGCGGGACTGCTCGAGGTGAACGAATTCGTCGACGGCCTGCGCTTCCGCTAA
- a CDS encoding APC family permease — translation MGVAGTAPAYSIEITTSTIIATAGVFSPASILTCGLIMFGITFAFINLNKAIASAGTSYAWVSLVFGKTLGFFAGWALLVLCCVFMVSAMIPVANATLLIFKPELMNNVHFVTIIAALWLTVISAVIVRGIKLTSYVQVFMTIIEGIILLAIIVMSFIVFPRAPEHAFSWSWFSPFNFSPRLFANGALVAIFFYYGWDVTMNLSEETKDPNRTPGRAAFWAMIFLMAFFVIFIVITLLGLSDAEIRHYNTNVIFAIAEKLFGATWGYIAIIAVLLSTVGTVETQMLQFTRTLFAKARDAAIHPRYSKLHPKWRTPYIAIFFIWIAGLMLLIASSFLPTINVILRDSITAIGFQICFYLGLTGLACAWYYRTMIASGTWSSLTHVIWPALSGLFLFFIALYSIPTFDLTTNIVGIGGIAIGVVPLLLNRKDIWRAQA, via the coding sequence ATGGGCGTGGCGGGTACGGCGCCGGCATACAGTATCGAGATCACCACGTCGACGATCATCGCAACAGCAGGAGTCTTCTCGCCTGCGAGCATTCTGACGTGCGGACTGATCATGTTCGGCATTACGTTCGCATTCATCAACCTCAACAAAGCGATCGCCAGTGCGGGAACCTCCTATGCTTGGGTGAGCCTCGTCTTTGGAAAAACCTTGGGATTCTTCGCGGGATGGGCGCTGCTCGTTCTTTGCTGCGTCTTCATGGTATCCGCGATGATCCCGGTCGCAAACGCCACGCTCCTCATCTTCAAGCCGGAGCTCATGAATAATGTGCACTTCGTGACCATTATTGCGGCGCTATGGCTCACCGTGATCAGTGCGGTCATCGTCAGGGGCATCAAGCTCACCAGCTACGTGCAGGTGTTCATGACGATCATCGAAGGGATTATTCTTCTCGCGATCATCGTGATGAGTTTCATCGTCTTCCCGCGCGCACCGGAGCATGCCTTTTCGTGGAGTTGGTTCTCTCCGTTCAATTTCTCTCCGCGGCTCTTTGCCAATGGCGCTTTAGTGGCAATATTTTTCTACTACGGATGGGACGTCACGATGAACTTGAGTGAAGAAACGAAGGATCCGAACCGCACTCCCGGTCGAGCGGCGTTCTGGGCGATGATCTTTCTTATGGCTTTTTTTGTCATCTTCATTGTCATCACGCTACTTGGACTCTCTGATGCAGAGATCCGACATTACAACACGAATGTTATCTTTGCGATCGCGGAGAAACTTTTCGGAGCAACGTGGGGGTATATCGCGATCATCGCAGTGCTGCTCAGTACGGTGGGGACGGTGGAGACGCAGATGCTCCAATTTACGCGCACACTTTTCGCCAAGGCACGTGACGCAGCGATTCATCCGCGGTATTCCAAGCTCCACCCGAAGTGGCGAACCCCTTACATCGCCATCTTCTTTATTTGGATCGCGGGGCTGATGCTTCTTATTGCTTCGTCATTTCTCCCGACGATCAACGTTATCCTGCGAGACTCGATCACCGCGATTGGTTTTCAGATCTGCTTCTACCTCGGGCTTACCGGACTTGCCTGCGCATGGTACTACCGCACCATGATCGCAAGCGGGACGTGGTCATCGCTTACCCACGTAATCTGGCCCGCGTTGAGCGGACTCTTCCTCTTTTTCATTGCACTCTACAGCATTCCGACATTTGACCTGACCACTAACATCGTCGGGATCGGCGGCATTGCGATCGGAGTCGTACCGCTACTCCTCAATCGCAAGGACATTTGGCGGGCCCAAGCGTGA
- a CDS encoding glycoside hydrolase family 88 protein, with translation MSQPLNPAPPEPLNTGALPAHWNTDVDKAVIDRAIARALASVDRNLAHFGDAFPTPSSKQGVYAAMDNTEWTNGFWTGMLWLAYELTGAARYRDAALRHVAGFHARQRQRINVDHHDLGFLYSLSCVAGWQLTGDPLAAQAALSAARLLLERYLPGAGIIQAWGELSDPAQRGRMIIDCNLNLPLLYWASDHSGDPAFRTAADRHIDAAARHIVRADGSTFHTFFFDPASGAPLHGKTHQGHADDSCWARGQAWGIAGFPLVYRHNGDGRLVDLAKVLANYFLNRLPQDGICYWDLVFTSGPEPRDSSGAAIAACGLLELARHLPLADPLRARYERVAAGMAATLAADYADTSGRPGAGLLKHGVYHKPNGVGVDEACIWGDYFYLEALVRLTRTWRPYW, from the coding sequence GTGTCCCAACCCCTGAACCCGGCCCCGCCGGAGCCGCTGAACACCGGCGCGCTGCCGGCCCACTGGAACACCGATGTCGACAAGGCCGTCATCGACCGGGCGATCGCGCGCGCGCTGGCATCCGTCGACCGCAACCTCGCCCATTTCGGCGATGCGTTCCCGACGCCGTCGTCGAAACAGGGCGTATACGCCGCGATGGACAATACGGAATGGACGAACGGCTTCTGGACCGGCATGCTGTGGCTCGCCTACGAACTGACCGGCGCGGCGCGCTACCGCGACGCGGCCCTGCGGCACGTGGCGGGCTTCCACGCGCGCCAGCGGCAGCGCATCAACGTCGACCACCACGACCTCGGCTTCCTGTACAGCCTGTCGTGCGTGGCCGGCTGGCAGCTGACGGGCGACCCGCTGGCGGCGCAGGCCGCCCTCAGCGCGGCGCGGCTGCTGCTGGAACGCTACCTGCCGGGTGCCGGCATCATCCAGGCGTGGGGCGAACTCTCCGACCCGGCCCAGCGCGGGCGCATGATCATCGACTGCAACCTGAACCTGCCGCTGCTGTACTGGGCCAGCGACCACTCGGGCGACCCCGCGTTCCGCACCGCCGCCGACCGCCACATCGACGCGGCGGCCCGCCACATCGTCCGCGCCGACGGCTCGACGTTCCACACCTTCTTCTTCGACCCGGCCAGCGGCGCACCGCTGCACGGCAAGACGCACCAGGGCCATGCGGACGATTCCTGCTGGGCGCGGGGCCAGGCCTGGGGCATCGCGGGCTTCCCGCTCGTCTACCGCCACAATGGCGACGGACGCCTCGTCGACCTGGCGAAGGTCCTGGCGAACTACTTCCTGAACCGCTTGCCGCAGGACGGCATCTGCTATTGGGACCTCGTCTTCACGTCCGGCCCGGAGCCGCGCGACAGCTCGGGCGCCGCGATCGCCGCGTGCGGGCTGCTGGAACTGGCGCGGCACCTGCCGCTGGCCGACCCGCTGCGCGCCCGCTACGAACGCGTGGCCGCCGGTATGGCGGCCACGCTGGCCGCGGACTACGCCGACACGAGCGGCAGGCCCGGCGCCGGCCTGTTGAAGCACGGCGTGTATCACAAGCCGAACGGCGTCGGCGTGGACGAGGCCTGTATCTGGGGCGATTACTTTTACCTGGAGGCGCTCGTCCGGCTCACGCGCACGTGGCGCCCATACTGGTAA
- a CDS encoding LacI family DNA-binding transcriptional regulator translates to MSSESKQGDRSTGGATVWDVAQKAGVSAMTVSRVINGNASVSDKTREKVNRAIQELNYQVNVAARAARIGTLRVGLLYSNPSAAFLSAFLVGALGECSQTGAHLILENCDNLRSQRKAIDRLIADGADGILVPPPLCDNKAALKQLGELGIPSVAVATAKPSPQMSAVRIDDYEGALTMTKHLLALGHTDIGFIKGDPEHTPAQLRYQAFIEAMREAGHHVPAERVAQGMFTYRSGLLAARELLAQPTRPTAIFASNDDMAAAVIAVAHGMHLQVPDDIAVCGFDDTPVATTVWPELTTIHQPITEMARNAVALLVEHIRSRRAGQSYMPQHRLMPYTLVERESTQPVE, encoded by the coding sequence ATGAGTAGTGAATCCAAGCAGGGCGACCGCTCGACGGGCGGTGCGACGGTATGGGACGTGGCTCAAAAGGCCGGCGTCTCCGCGATGACCGTCTCGCGTGTCATCAACGGCAACGCCAGCGTCAGCGACAAGACGCGGGAAAAGGTGAACCGCGCGATCCAGGAATTGAACTACCAGGTCAACGTGGCGGCGCGCGCGGCGCGCATCGGCACCTTGCGCGTGGGCCTCTTGTACAGCAACCCCAGCGCGGCGTTCCTCAGCGCGTTCCTGGTCGGCGCCCTCGGCGAGTGCAGCCAGACGGGCGCCCACCTGATCCTCGAGAACTGCGACAACCTGCGCAGCCAGCGCAAGGCGATCGACCGGCTGATCGCGGACGGCGCCGACGGCATCCTCGTGCCGCCGCCGCTGTGCGACAACAAGGCCGCCCTGAAACAGTTGGGGGAACTGGGCATCCCGTCCGTGGCGGTGGCCACCGCGAAGCCGTCGCCGCAGATGTCGGCCGTGCGCATCGACGACTACGAAGGCGCGCTGACGATGACGAAGCACCTGCTCGCGCTCGGCCACACGGACATCGGCTTCATCAAGGGCGACCCGGAACACACGCCGGCCCAGCTGCGCTACCAGGCGTTCATCGAGGCCATGCGCGAAGCCGGTCACCACGTGCCCGCCGAGCGCGTGGCGCAGGGCATGTTCACTTACCGGTCCGGGCTGCTGGCGGCGCGCGAGCTCCTGGCCCAGCCGACGCGGCCGACCGCGATCTTCGCCAGCAACGACGACATGGCGGCGGCCGTCATCGCCGTCGCGCACGGGATGCATCTGCAGGTGCCGGACGATATCGCCGTCTGCGGCTTCGACGACACGCCCGTCGCGACGACCGTCTGGCCGGAGCTGACCACCATTCACCAACCGATCACCGAGATGGCGCGCAACGCCGTGGCGCTGCTGGTGGAACACATCCGCTCGCGCCGTGCCGGCCAGTCGTACATGCCGCAGCATCGCCTGATGCCGTACACGCTCGTCGAGCGCGAGTCGACGCAGCCGGTCGAGTGA